The following DNA comes from Triticum aestivum cultivar Chinese Spring chromosome 3D, IWGSC CS RefSeq v2.1, whole genome shotgun sequence.
AAGGTTATAAGCGGCACATTCTTAGTGAGCAGTGCAATAAGCAGATTCACAATTGAAGTATTTGTCAAGATATGATAACTAGCAGCCTGTTGGTATTTGTATTGCTGCTATTCTCTACTAACAAAGAAAGAGTCTCGGGAAGCAATACTTGCAGTTATGCTTAGCCAACACTAAGACAAATAGACAAGACTTGAAATATACTTAGTAGAATGCTCCAACTTAAAGATTTGTTTCACACAGAAATTTAAGATCTTTGCACTCACTGAGAAAGAGTTCTTCAGAAAAGATGCACAATTTAGTGCCAACTGAAGAATGGACCCTGATAATGCAGGCATGAATGGATAGCTCGAAAGAAGTGGTATTGTCAATAGCTGCACATCAGAATATCTAATAAGTTTAACCATTATAATATAACTAAGCTGATCGAACAAGCAATAAATAGTCTTACCGCAATTGCACGGACTAATGTGATGGGGTCTATAGAGTTTGCAACCAATGGATAGATCAAAATTTGATATATTAGGAGTAAGAGACCTGACAAAAAGTACAGTCAGTACACCAAACTTTGCACGTGAAACACAGCAGAGCACTGTTAAAATAGGTCTAGTGTGTCGTGTACATGTACCCTGTACGTATGTATTTGTATATGCTGATTGTTATATATAGAAAGACGTGGTGAGGCTTTGCCCCCACGGGAAACCCTAAACCCTATTCTCAAACTTGGTTTCAGagcctaccctagccgccgccacctctccTCCCATCACCGCCGCAGCTTTTCGCGACCGCCGCGATGTCCACCGCACCGGCACCCACGATGACTCCCTCCTCCGCGCTCACGCTCTCCACCCTCTCCGTGCCCGCCCCGATCACCCCCGTCATCGCCCCACCCGCCGCGTCGGCTCCCACCCCCGTCCTTCCGCCCATCGCGGTCTCCCTTGACCGCAGAAACTTCATGCTATGGAGGGCTCTTGCCCTCCCCAacttcgccggagttcgcctcCACGGCTTCCTCGACGGCTCGGCTAGGGCGCCGGCGCCGACCGTGACGACAGGCACTGGCGAGGCCGCCCGCACCGTGTCCAACCCTGAGTACGAGCAGTGGTGGACGCTAGATCAGAAGGTTCTTGGGCATCTCCTCGGTTCGATGAACGTGGAGATCTCCGTGCAGCTCATCGGCTGCAGGACGGCGGCCGCCGCCTGGACGGCCGTGCACACCATGTTCGCCGCCGAGAACAGCGCCGGCGTGTGTAACCTCCGGCGCCAGATCTAGGCGCTGCGGAAGGGAGATCGCCTCGCCGGCGAGTACATGCAGAAGGTCAAGGCCCTCGCTGATGCGATGGCCGCCGCCGGCTCTCCTCTTCGTGACGATGAGATCATCGACTACATGCTGACCGGGCTCGGCTCGGCGTTCAACCCCATCGCTGCTTCGATGAACTTCGCGGGCGTGCCCATCACGTTTCCCGCGTTCTACTCCAGTGTCTTTCACTACGAGGCCCTTCAGCAGCAGCAATCGGAGCTTGAGGATTGGCAGTCCTCCGCCAATGTCGCGTCCCGGCCCGTCTACCACAACAACTCCGGCCGCGCCCCCGACTCTGGCCGCCCGAGCGGCGGCCATCCCTCTGCTGGTTCTCTCCCGCCCGGCTCGGGAGGCTACGGCCCCAGCCAGGGCAACGCCCCTGGtcgcaacaacaacaacgacggcaACAGCCGCAACGGAGGAGGAAACGGAGGAGGCAACGGGGGCGGCCGCCGGCGCTGGCGTCCCCGGTGCCAGATATGCAAGAACTGGGGTCACGAGGCCGGCGACTGTCGTAGCCGCTATGATCATGACCACCGCTCCGCCAACTCCGCGTCCACATCCTCCTCCCATGAGCCGCCGCACTGGATCCTGGACACGGGTGCGACGGACCACCTGACGAATGATCTCGATCGTCTACACTTCCACGAGCGCTATGGCGGGAAGGATCAAGTGCAAGTGGAAAATggtgcaggtttgtctatttcGCATATTGGTCACTCCACCATACCCGGTTCATCTCTTCGTTTACGAAATATTCTTCGTCTCCcacatattcatcaacatcttctctCCGTTTATCGTCTCGTTCTTGATAATGATGTTTTTGTGGAATTTCACCGTTTCTTTTTCCTTGTTAAGGACACGGCCGCGAAGAAAATCCTTCTTCACGGTAGATGTCATGGCGAACTCTACCCCATCCCGTTTAGTGGCGCGTCGTCCTCCTCCAACCGTCAAGCGTCTCTCAGCATCAAGACCACCCCGTCCCAGTGGCACCAGCGTCTCGGTCATCCCTCTAATAATATTGTTCAAAACATTGTTAGAAATAATGATTTAGTGTGTTCTTCTGAACGTCAGACTtccgtgtgtgatgcttgtcagcgtgCTAAAAGTCGACAATTGCCTTATAATTTATCACATCATGTTTCCACTATGCCTCTTGAGTTAATTCATTCTGATGTTTGGGGGCCTGCTATCGCCTCTTCCGGAGGCTATAAGTATTATGTGAGCTTTGTTGACGATTACTCTCGTTTCTCTTGGATTTATCTCCTTAAGCACAAGTCTGACGTTGAGCAAGTATTTTATGCTTTTCAGGCTCATGTTGAGCGTCTTCTCCACACTAAAATCATAGCTGTTCAGtcagactggggtggtgagtatcacCGACTGCACCGTTATTTCCAACGCACTGGAATCTCTCATCGTGTGTCTTGCCCGCACACctctcagcaaaatggcattgctGAGCGCAAACACCGTCATCTTGTCGAAACAGGTCTTGCCTTGCTGGCTCATTCTTCTCTCCCATTGCGTTTTTGGGATGAAGCCTTTCTTACGGCATGCTACCTTATTAATCGCATGCCCACACCTGTTCTTCAACAAGATACACCCATCTATCGTCTCCTTAAGGTGCACCCCGATTACAAGTTTCCTCGCACTTTTGGGTGCGCCTGCTGGCCTAGTTTGCGCAAATATAATGCACACAAGCTTGCTTTCCGTTCCACCATGTGTGTTTTCTTGGGCTATAGTCCAATGCATAAGGGATACAAGTGTCTTGATCGTTCCACGAGACGTATCTACATCTCTCGTGATGTCGTTTTCGACGAGTCTGTTTTTCCCTATGCCACTCCTGGGGTCACCGTCGATGTCTCTTCTTTGGCTGATGTTCTCTCTTTTCCTCCCACTGAACCGGCTACAGGTGACCATATGCGCAAATACGACTTGTCCTATTTGTCTACTGACACGCCTGTTTCAGGCCCTGTTGCTTCTGTGCAGGATCCTTCGGCTGCTCCATCACTGGCGATCGACGTGCATGGCGCATGCATGCCCCCTGCCTGCCGCCCCCACGTGGCCGCCGCGCCGCACTCCCGGGCGATCGACGTGCATGGGACATGCACGTCCCCCCGCCCCTCGGCTCCAGCGTCGCCCGGCCAGGCCACCGCGTCGCCCGGCCTGGCTGGCCCATCGGCTGCCGCGTCGCCTGGCCCGTCCGCTCCCACGTCGCCTGGCCCGGTCGGCCTGTCTTCGGCCCCGGCTGCGCGCACTGACGCGCCCCCGTCGCTTGCTCCGGCGATCGAGGCTGCTGCTCCCTCGTCGCCGTCGCAGCTCGCGTCGCCTTCTGTCGAGGGCAGCCCTGCTCCCTCGACCGCGACGCCTCCAGCTGCTCCTGCACACACCATGGTTACCCCCACCCGCGATCATACTCGCCGTGCTCTTGTTCCTACTGATGGGACCATCCGCTATGATCCCCGTCGCCGCGCGTTTCATGCGGTGCCTGTCTCTCACCGTGATGCTCTCCGTGAGACTGCCTGGCGTACCGCGATGATTGATGAGCTCGCTGCCCTTCATCACAACAAGACTTGGGTTCTTGTGCCTCGGCCGCGCGGCGTCAATGTTGTTGGgagcaagtggatcttcaagaccaAACACCGTCCAGATGGCTCTGTTGATAAGTACAAAGCTCGACTGGTCGCTCGTGGTTTCACCTAGCAGCTTGGTATTGATTATGGTGATACGTTCAGTCCGGTTGTCAAGCCGGCCACCGTTCGCCTGGTTCTGGCCTTGGCTGTGTCTCGCGGTTGGACTCTTCGGCAGATTGATGTCAGCAACGCTTTCCTTCATGGGTATCTCTCTGAGGACGTCTATATGCAACAGCCACCTGGTTTCGAGGATGCTCGTTTTCCCTCGCATGTGTGCAAGCTTCAGCGCGCTCTCTATGGACTCAAGCAGTCTCCTCGTGCATGGTATGCTCGGCTCAGTGCCCGTCTTCTCGAGTTGGGTTTCGTCTCCTCCAAAGCAGATACCTCTCTGTTTTTCTTCCGCTATCGTGATGTTCAGATCTATATGCttgtctatgtggatgacattgccATTGCCGGATCTTCTCCACGTGCGGTTGATGGTCTTGTTCATGCCCTCGCGGCCAGCTTTCCTATCAAGGATCTTGGGCCGTTGGAGTATTTTCTTGGTCTGGAAGCGTCGTACAATTCAGGGGGGATGACATTGACTCAACGCAAGTATGCCTTGGATCTTTTGCATCGTGTGAGCATGGAGAATTGTAAGCCTACTTCCACACCGCTGTCTACTTCCGATCAGCTTGCACGAGTGTCTGGGCAGCCTCTCAGTACCGATGATTCCTTCCGGTATCGCAGTGTTGTTGGTGGGTTGCAGTACTTAACACTCACTCGCCCGGATATTTCATTTGCGGTGAACAAGGTGTGCCAGTTTCTCTCCCAACCCACTGATGCTCATTGGGAAGCCGTTAAGCGGATTTTACGCTATGTGAAAGGAACATTGCACACAGGGCTGAAGTTTCGCAAGGCTGTCTCTACTAGCATTAGTATCTTCACTGATGTAGATTGGGCAGGATGTCCGGATGATCGACGTCAACTGGCGGTTTCGCCATATTCGTTGGACCGAACCTCATTTCCTGGAGTTCGAAGAAACAACCAACAGTGTCGAGATCGAGCACAGAGGCCGAGTACAAAGCCTTGGCGAATGGAGCTGCTGAAGCCATCTGGGTAGAGTCACTACTCAAAGAGCTTGGAGTGTCTCAGCAGGGTGTTCCGGTTCTGTGGTGTGATAACTTAGGGGCCACATATCTGACTGCCAACCCAGTTTTTCATGCGCGTACCAAGCACATCGAGATTGATTTCCACTTTGTGCGCGAGCGTGTTGCTTCTGGAGCTCTTGAAGTCAGGTTCATTTCTTCTAACAATCAGCTGGCTGATGTGTTTACTAAACTAGCCACCAGACAGATGCTAGACCGTTTTAGTACCAATCTAAACCTTGTACAGAGTAGAAGttcagattgagggggagtgttaaaaTAGGTCTAGCGTGTCGTGTACACGTACCCTGTACGTATGTATTTGTATATGCTGATTGTTATATATAGAAAGACGTGGTGAGGCTTTCCCCCACAGGAAACCCTAAACCCTATTCTCAAACTAGCACAACACCTGAGAAATGACATGCTGATTTACTAGTGAGTTCCCGTCGTCACATATTTGCATATAAATTATTGCTCTAGCATAACTTCTTCAAATTGAGCATATATTTCACTCATGTCAATCTAAAAATTGAGCATATATTTCACTCATGTCAATCTAGATAAAGCTGCATATCTGTGCCACAGACACGACATGTGTTTTATTTATAGGCAAGTTTAGATATATCATatgaaatggcaaatcttttgccttgtttctaAAAAGATATATCATATGTGCCTCATTGATGTATGAATAGTCATATCACAAGCTTTCCTTGGATCCCTATCTCAGGGTCGCCGGTTTCCCTTAATTAACCGTGCCATGTATGGTTTTTGGGTCCGGTTCCCCTTATTAACTGGACCAACTCTCTCCTTCTTAATGCAATGCGGGAGCTCCCCGCCCTCTGACGAGGTTCCGTCAAAAAAAAGGGACTCACGATGTTCAAAAATAAAAATGTCAATGAATACTACCTGAGATTGAAAGGACGCTACCCACATCTTGAGAAGAAAAGCTTAGTCCACCATATTTTCTGTCACTGACAGCCCAAAGCGAAAATACCTGCAATTTACGTCTTCCAGAATGAAATCCAATAATAATAATGGAAATGTAAGTAAAACTATGAGATGCTAAAAAACAACGGAAATATTTCTCAGCAACAAAAAGCACATGCTACCTCTGCATAAGCCATGTCCTGGAGAGAGAAAATGCAGTATACAGTGATAGTGGACATCAATGGCCAGTTTGTGAATAAACTGAGACAGCCACTACCACTTTGTTCAGCATTTAAATCAGAACAAGGTTCTTCAACAGCTTCAGTCGAACTATTTAACATTGTGTCTTCAGTGTGTTTATGCAAAAGTTTCCTGCAACATTGCAGACATGTTAAGTACAGGTGAGTTCATGTGCTACGTGTTATGTGGGGCTCCATGTAGGGGCTATATAATGATTTCGGTGTCAAAAAAGATTTTCTTTCACTAGTGTTATCAAACTGTTGGTATTGTTTTGCATCTTCAGAAACTTGTAGAAGCATCAATGATCTCAGATCCTACAAAACTGACAGGTTGCTCCAGCCGTGTTTCAGGTCAAGATGCACAATACATATTGCTACATAGAACAGATGTGCTATCACTACTGTAGTATAATATCACAGTTTATCAGCACGTTTTCTACAATGGAAGATTTACTCTCCGTCATGACAAACAAGTGTTTGTCAGAACACAAGATTACAGCCACCATTAAAATCCAGTAtgattcctcaaaaaaaaactagtATCATTTACGACCTACAGGGAGCATGCAGCTCCAGTAAACATTAATTGacaaaaatgtttattattatCCCAACATGATGTTTGCTTCAATACAAATGAAACATTAATTGTATGCATCTAGGAACAATAAACTCACCGGAAGCCAGAAGCAAGCAATTACAGCGGCAATGGCAAGGAGTGATATACAAAGACAAGGGAGAAAGTACAGAAACCTAAAACAATGCATGTTTAAACTGAATTAGCATCTGAGAAGAAAGCAATATCAAAAGGACGCATAAAGCAAAGAAACAAAATATATAAGAAGGATTCACAAGTAAATGCTTGCCTTCCAAATATGGAGTTGACAGAGAATATGCCTGGATATTTATCTGCAGGCTGCAGTTCACAAGCAAAATTAGCTTACAAGGCTTCTAACCATTTTTAATCATGATTGTATGTTGACATAAGAAATTTGAATCAATCAAAATAACTACTTTTAGTGCATGCTTGCACATAGCGTAGCAATACAATGACAAATATAATCAACCTTTAGCAGAATTTGTATAAATGGGGGAATACTTTGCCATATGTTGGTTATCATGGGTGAACCACTGATGGATATCAGAGTGAACACAACTCTGTACATAGCAGGTAAATGAATTATATGAGGATAGTTAGAGAAGGGACAATCAGGAAATACTTGATAAGGTATATAATTTTTAAATTTGCATGTGAGTTCAAAAACCTCATGATCAGAAGTAATGGAACATCATAGATCAAACATACTTAGATGATAATATAATACGTACATAAGTAAGTATTCTGCAAATATTAAATGGACTGTATTGTGAGTTCAGAAATCTCATGATCAGAAGTAATGGAACATCATAGATCAAACATACTtagatgatactccctccgtccggatttattaggcctaaagacaacttctcttagaccaagacacatagtaatttgctcacattaattcttccattccactcccaatgcactctctcacatgcatgcagtcaatgaaaaagcatgcatgaagtgtattaattttCCAGCCATGACACCAACAACAATggctttcaatgcaaccaatgcaatggttgcatgcatgcacctttccaaagcgGGGCCTTATAAAacgggacatgcttgtgatgctgagaggcctaataaacccggacggagggagtgaTATAATACATAAGTAAGTATTCTGCAAATATTAAATGGACTGTATTACCTGTGCAAGATAACCACCAATGGCTGGTCCAACAATAAGACCTATGCCACGTGAGGAGGACATCTGATGGATTACCCAGCACATAGAAATATGTGAGTTTGTATCATGGCCCAATAAAGTTGGGATTGTGAGTAAAAGAAGAATTCGAAATAACAACTTGATCATCTTACGAGTGATAATGCCAGGTGACTGTGTTCTTTCCGACATACTTCTGAAGCATAAGCCTGAAGACACAAATAAGTCGAACACAATGTAATCCAGTCATATATTTTACTTTTATACCCTAATAATAATCACCATCACACTCATGACTTCCAGCTTGTGAATTCATTTTGGCGTCATAGTGGGCAGTTATACTTTTTGGATAATGAAAACATAGTGCACCATGTCaacactagctggttggctgaAATTTATCTGGTGTGCAACCATCCCAGTTACAAAGACCTCGATTACTAATACAGAACAAACTTCATCCAGAACAAGCTAACAAGCTAAACACAATGTGGATCACGAACAACTGAATCTGTGAAACTTCGTTCTCTTGTGGAAGAACACCACAAAATTAAGTCTACTGATATAAGAGTAGGAACCGAGATTATCTTAGCAGTTGGTCAAGAAAATATTGATATATGAATTCAAATTGAAAGAGAGAGGTCAGGGTCTACCGGAACAGAGGCCACAGGCCAGCAGGTAAtgtgaaggtatgcaagataagcaCTCGCGATAATCATGCTGATATGATGACAAGCCAGTACTTATTACTAAGTTTGAGCTCTACTCATGCTTAGTGATGTTATGTCCAAGAGACTTTCGGCACATGATGGATATTTAATTGTTGAACGAGTTTGAGATTATTGTTATGGATTTTTCATAGCGGATTGGATTTCCGCTTTGACTTGAGCTGCATGCATAGCCGCCGTACACCTGTTGTAAGCCGCACAGGATGTGTGTGTTGACGACTCATTGTTAGTCTGGCGGTTGTAACACTCTCTCAATATAGGTGAGCATTGCCGCGCATCTGTGGTTTCCGCAAGGGTTTTCCACATAAGAATTCAGCGTCTCGAGTTGATCTACTTTTGTTTATTTGCCTGTTGAATTCTAACACAAAGCTACAAAAACACGATGGACGGTTCTAGTACCTGAGAGGAAAGCACTCTCATGCACTTGTAAGTACCTTCATTGGTCCGAGCATACCAGACAACAGCCCAAGCAGACCTCTTGTGGTTAATGCCATCCAGTAACTAGAGCTGAGTCCAAAGAGTGTATTGAAGATAATTCTGAAATAGATGAGAAGAACTGCTTAGATTTTGGTGCGTCTGTCAAATACACCAAAGAAAAACTCATATCTGAGAGTGCAGCTTGTTAAAGTATATCCTTACACTGAAAAAAGGGTAGTTACAAGAACTGGTTTCCTCCCATATTTATCAGCCACAACTCCCCACATTACAGAGGTGAGTGCTCTCCCAAGCATATATGAAGCACCTTCATTTGTAGAACAGATATTATAAGTTTACCATGATAGATAAAGCTGAAGCATACCCCTCATATAACAATATCCTTACACAGCTCAGTTAAAGTGTTTCAGAAGATTGATACAAAAGAGAAACTACATTTTGAAGAAAACGTACCAACAAAACCAGCATAAAATCCAatatcttcttcttctttagcAATGTTCAGGTCTCTTATCTGCAAACGAATATGCAGCGTTGACAATCGATAGTAGATTTACAAAAAATAGTTGGCATTACCAATACTCATGTTGTTGGGtggtgaaagaaaagaaaacaatagAAAACAACAAAACTGTGAGAAGAGCAAAGCTTTATTTCCACCACATGTTATAATCTTATTTTTATTTTGAACCGAAAATGTCATAATCTGATGCAAAGCTTGTATCATTATCATGGTTCAAAATATATATAGAACATGGAAATTGTTCCTACTTATAAATCTTCTCCTGTTATGATTGAAGAAATGTGCAGTCATATTGCACATTTTAAAAATATTGTGAATCCTGTTGCTCACCATAAAATACAAGAAGGGAAACACGTACTGTATAGGCAACGCTGCAAAATGCAAATATGAGAATATCAATTCCTGATCAATAATGAAGGGATGATTTGCTTAAGACATAATCAATAACATCTTAATCAGTAATATCTTTGAATGGGCATGAGAGTAACAAAAGATTCCACCCAAGTCTCAAGTAAAAAAATTAGTAGATCAACCTCGTTGCCTTCTCTCTAGGTTTTGTTAGTCAAAAGTTAGCCATTGTCGTACAAGGCCCATTTGTTTACTTGGTCCTTCGGTGGCTAAGAGGGTGGACGCACATCCCAAGGCAGGGAAAACTCAACCCTATGTCGTACAAGGCCCATGACTCAAGTGGAGGTGGCAGGAGCACCTTATGACTCAACTTCTGTGACAAAATTG
Coding sequences within:
- the LOC123078142 gene encoding probable peptide/nitrate transporter At3g43790; protein product: MGDYAGGGGGGGAAAEPLLKRARYRPNCPGCRVDRRKEEREGLPVTELCCMWLVTICSSLPIQYVFPFLYFMIRDLNIAKEEEDIGFYAGFVGASYMLGRALTSVMWGVVADKYGRKPVLVTTLFSVIIFNTLFGLSSSYWMALTTRGLLGLLSGMLGPMKAYASEVCRKEHSHLALSLMSSSRGIGLIVGPAIGGYLAQPADKYPGIFSVNSIFGRFLYFLPCLCISLLAIAAVIACFWLPVSLLKLLHKHTEDTMLNSSTEAVEEPCSDLNAEQSGSGCLSLFTNWPLMSTITVYCIFSLQDMAYAEVFSLWAVSDRKYGGLSFSSQDVGSVLSISGLLLLIYQILIYPLVANSIDPITLVRAIALLTIPLLSSYPFMPALSGSILQLALNCASFLKNSFSVTTMTVFNILMNDAVSQDLRASANGLSVTLMSIFKTIAPAVAGVIFSWAQRRQTAPFLPGDHLVFFMLNVFTVIGLMLTFRPFYARNGTSNH